In Haloarcula limicola, the genomic stretch GAACTGCCACTGGAAGATACATACGACTTTTTCGAGGATCCCGATCTGCCCGAGGAAATCGAGAGTATCGACATCACCCGCCGGAACAACACGCTCATCGTCAGCGCCGTCGCCACCGACGAGAGCATGAGCAAGTACACGCCGACGGCCCAGCTCAAGGCCAGCGTCACCGAGAACCGGGTGTACGAGGAGGACCCCGACGAGATGGGGCCGCCCGGTGCCGCAAGCACCGGGTCGACGGGCGGCGGCCCGCAGTGGGGCGCGCTCGAAGAGGAAGAGGAGGAGATCGAATCGGAACTCGTCGAGTACGCCTGCTTCAAGGGCGACCGCGAGACGGTCCTCCAGAACACGGCGCTCCAGTACGCCATGTTCGAGGTCCTCTGTGAGGTCGCGAAAGTCGCCGAGAAGGGGACGCTGACCGCTATCGCCTCGGTCGACGACGAGCTCGAAGCGATCCGTATCGTCGACGGCGAGGAGCGCCCGGCCTCCATCAACGTCGTCGAGGACCCCGCCGAGGACGAGGAAGCCGACGGCATCAACTGGCGGGACAACGAGTTCATCAGCTAATTCTGCTGCCGCGGTTTCAGACGTTCGCTAGCTCCCGGCCAGCCACCCGCTCGGCGATTTCGAGGGTGATCGTCGCCTCGACGTAGGCCGCGACGAGGATCATCGCGGCGGCGACGGCGACCAGCCACCCCGCCTCGCGGAAATCGCGTTCGGTCACCAGTTCGTCTTCGAGGCCGCGGAGGTAGCGCACGGTCAGCCGCGCGAAGCGGAGCCCCACGGCGGCGACGATGAGCAGCGCCGGAATTTCTATGACGCCGTGGGGAACGATGAGCGCGGCGACGACGGTCGGCTCGACCTGCTGGACCGCGAGACCGACGACGGCACCGATGAGAAGCCCGTTCAGGACGAGCGCCAGGACGGTGACGATGCCGAGCGAGACAGCCCCGAGCAGCATCACGAACATCGCCACGAGGTTGTTGACGGCGATGTTGACGGTGGTCAGTTCGGCCGGCATGAACGGGTTCGATCCGGCTTGTTCGGCGGTCGGGAGCGCTTCGAGGGGGACGGCACTTCCCAACAGGTATCCGGCGAGCGTGCTCGCGCCGAGGAGCAGCGCGGCGACCGGGACGTAGAGGGC encodes the following:
- a CDS encoding DUF7110 family protein — translated: MTSRVYRLHSTLELPLEDTYDFFEDPDLPEEIESIDITRRNNTLIVSAVATDESMSKYTPTAQLKASVTENRVYEEDPDEMGPPGAASTGSTGGGPQWGALEEEEEEIESELVEYACFKGDRETVLQNTALQYAMFEVLCEVAKVAEKGTLTAIASVDDELEAIRIVDGEERPASINVVEDPAEDEEADGINWRDNEFIS
- a CDS encoding stage II sporulation protein M, which codes for MRVDSDEMTSRFAAVRAVCRRWLALYVPVAALLLGASTLAGYLLGSAVPLEALPTAEQAGSNPFMPAELTTVNIAVNNLVAMFVMLLGAVSLGIVTVLALVLNGLLIGAVVGLAVQQVEPTVVAALIVPHGVIEIPALLIVAAVGLRFARLTVRYLRGLEDELVTERDFREAGWLVAVAAAMILVAAYVEATITLEIAERVAGRELANV